One region of Mycolicibacterium insubricum genomic DNA includes:
- a CDS encoding 5-oxoprolinase subunit B family protein — translation MTASPTAFGDRALLLEFPGTTAVLTAAAALRTAALPGVVDIVPGARTVLLVLDGPASAAGVRRRLGGLALPEPPEAPPPPAGTELVIEVNYDGDDLDEVAGLTGLSRAEVIAAHTGRPWRVGFVGFAPGFGYLTSGDPRLTVPRRATPRTRVPAGAVGLAGEFCGVYPRESPGGWQLIGRTDARMWDIERDPPTLLRPGAWVRFREIVP, via the coding sequence GTGACGGCCTCCCCCACCGCGTTCGGGGATCGGGCACTGCTGCTGGAATTCCCCGGCACCACCGCGGTTTTGACCGCCGCAGCGGCGCTGCGCACCGCCGCACTGCCCGGCGTCGTCGATATCGTGCCGGGCGCACGCACGGTGCTGCTGGTGCTGGACGGACCGGCCTCCGCGGCCGGGGTGCGCCGGCGCCTTGGCGGGTTGGCACTGCCGGAACCGCCCGAAGCACCTCCGCCACCGGCGGGCACCGAACTCGTGATCGAGGTGAACTACGACGGCGACGATCTCGACGAGGTGGCCGGGCTGACCGGCCTGAGCCGCGCCGAGGTGATTGCCGCGCACACCGGGCGCCCGTGGCGGGTCGGATTCGTAGGATTCGCACCGGGTTTCGGCTATCTGACCAGTGGCGACCCGCGCCTGACGGTACCGCGGCGCGCCACGCCCCGGACCCGAGTGCCGGCCGGGGCCGTGGGGTTGGCCGGCGAGTTCTGCGGTGTCTACCCGCGCGAATCCCCCGGCGGCTGGCAGCTGATCGGCCGCACCGACGCGCGGATGTGGGACATCGAGCG
- a CDS encoding queuosine precursor transporter: MKRVSSTPAEAPTPGFAQVGSRYYPTLVAVFTALVIISNVTATKSVALGPIITDGGFIVFPLTYVIGDVLSEVYGFAAARRAILLGFAMNILAALAFWVTVYLPAYADYPNQEHFANVVGSYTGLIVAGLAGFLVGQTINAWAVVAIKERTKERHLWARLIGSTFAGQFGDTLVFCAIAAAVIGISSFHDFVVYAALGWFYKTAVEVFMLPVTYRVIATVKRREPSYQPML; this comes from the coding sequence ATTAAACGGGTGAGCTCCACACCGGCAGAAGCCCCGACGCCCGGTTTCGCCCAGGTCGGGTCGCGCTACTACCCGACGCTGGTCGCCGTCTTCACCGCTCTGGTCATCATCTCCAACGTCACCGCCACCAAGTCCGTCGCGCTGGGCCCGATCATCACCGACGGCGGCTTCATCGTGTTCCCGCTGACCTACGTCATCGGCGACGTGCTGTCGGAGGTGTACGGCTTCGCTGCGGCACGCCGCGCCATCCTGCTCGGCTTCGCGATGAATATCCTTGCTGCACTGGCTTTCTGGGTCACCGTGTACCTGCCCGCCTATGCCGACTACCCGAACCAGGAGCATTTCGCGAACGTGGTCGGGTCCTACACCGGGCTGATCGTGGCGGGCCTGGCCGGCTTCCTGGTCGGCCAGACCATCAACGCCTGGGCGGTGGTGGCGATCAAGGAGCGGACCAAGGAGCGCCACCTGTGGGCGCGACTGATCGGCTCGACATTCGCCGGCCAATTCGGCGACACCCTGGTGTTCTGCGCAATCGCCGCGGCGGTGATCGGCATCAGCAGCTTCCACGATTTCGTCGTCTACGCCGCGCTGGGCTGGTTCTACAAGACCGCGGTCGAGGTGTTCATGCTGCCGGTGACCTACCGGGTGATCGCCACCGTCAAACGCCGCGAACCGAGCTACCAGCCGATGCTGTGA